In Dermacentor albipictus isolate Rhodes 1998 colony chromosome 6, USDA_Dalb.pri_finalv2, whole genome shotgun sequence, the following proteins share a genomic window:
- the LOC135920753 gene encoding uncharacterized protein, giving the protein MLKKKASCLAANIMRHGRKAESEMVPLTDNSTCGSTWSEQGSEETTASTVAVVVGAKRRGRQEAELDQQRLGRSRRDSSALLVASGLDDCQQSVRSVRGASPKPNRQQWSSMLFVQLSVVVVALAVAATIALVYALRDAEVQNQISSRPWDDDSGSDAVGGDELAFGPGAIRLHNADVEGQGRRATRKTNAAANLAKRVKLASGSLPSAGSAGKRGPSTFEIRRTAPSSPVGAGVVWLEDEALGQVRPEGLSPEPEGRPPAMDGGRRRHSLPPDHNRASGVAKSRDNSSSTVLGKNANKGTFAKNGRNVKRLNRKAVLRKQGLMGLLNN; this is encoded by the exons ATG CTCAAGAAGAAGGCAAGCTGCTTAGCCGCGAACATCATGCGTCACGGGCGCAAAGCAGAGTCCGAGATGGTGCCGCTCACCGACAACTCCACCTGCGGCTCAACCTGGAGCGAGCAAGGCTCGGAGGAGACGACCGCTTCGACCGTCGCAGTCGTAGTCGGAGCGAAGAGACGCGGCCGACAGGAAGCAGAGCTCGACCAGCAGCGACTGGGACGAAGTCGGCGCGACTCGTCAGCGTTGCTGGTAGCGTCGGGGCTGGATGACTGTCAGCAGTCGGTCAGGAGCGTGCGCGGAGCATCGCCAAAGCCGAACCGGCAGCAGTG GTCCTCCATGTTGTTCGTCCAGTTGTCGGTCGTGGTTGTGGCGCTGGCGGTTGCCGCTACCATCGCCCTGGTGTACGCGCTGCGTGACGCCGAGGTGCAGAATCAGATTAGCAGTCGACCCTGGGACGACGACAGCGGAAGCGACGCAGTTGGCGGCGACGAACTCGCATTCGGGCCCGGCGCGATCCGGCTccacaacgccgacgtcgagggcCAAGGCCGTCGGGCCACTCGCAAAACCAATGCCGCCGCCAACCTAgcgaaacgagtcaagctggctTCCGGTTCTTTGCCTTCCGCCGGAAGCGCTGGTAAGCGTGGACCCTCGACGTTCGAGATCAGGCGCACTGCTCCCAGTTCGCCAGTTGGTGCCGGAGTTGTATGGCTAGAGGATGAAGCGTTAGGGCAAGTACGGCCGGAGGGACTTTCTCCAGAACCAGAGGGTCGACCTCCTGCAATGGACGGAGGACGCCGACGCCATTCTCTGCCACCCGACCACAACAGAGCTTCTGGAGTGGCGAAGAGCAGAGACAACTCTTCGTCGACTGTTCTCGGTAAAAATGCAAACAAGGGGACCTTCGCGAAGAACGGCAGAAACGTGAAGCGACTGAACCGAAAGGCTGTCTTAAGAAAGCAAGGTCTCATGGGACTTTTGAACAACTGA